In Silene latifolia isolate original U9 population chromosome X, ASM4854445v1, whole genome shotgun sequence, the following proteins share a genomic window:
- the LOC141616865 gene encoding zinc finger BED domain-containing protein RICESLEEPER 1-like, which yields MMETTSNEIVLKTHLMETTTSNEIVLKKPKRLTSVVWNHFERIKKADICYAVCIHCNKRLSGSSNSGTTHLRNHLMRCLKRSNFDVSQLLAKRRKKDNTVTVTSYFDGSQQKDEHIPLATIKYDPGPKRVEPISVGNTKFDQERARMDLARMIILHGYPLAMVDDLGFKRFVKNLQPMFDIPTNSVLELDCIAIYASEKHKVYGVLNRLHGRICISVDLWNSPENARYLCLTAQYIDEKWKLQKKILNFLMIDAAHSEDIQSEVIIKCLMDWDIERRIFSITFGDLFTNDYIVSRVKDHLSQNKPLLCNGRLFDVRCAAHALRLMVGDAMDALHEVIHKIRESIRYVRSTQTMQGKFNEIAQQVGIDNGKSLFGDCHMRWDSTSVMLETAMAYRTAFSLLQESDTAYTSVLSEEEWEWANCVTGYIKLFVEITNVMTSNKSSTSNIYFPEICDVHVQLIDWCNSSDEFIRSMALNMKHKFDIYWSKCSLSLAIAVIVDPRFKMKLVEYYYPKIYGSDAQEYIREVSDGIKELFNEYLIGSTSISVDHGVGSSANGVSSESRDHLKDFDMFLKDTSHGQNAVSDLEKYLEEPVFPRSHDFKIFDWWKVHTPRYPILSMMAQDVLGIPMSTVTSELAFRTGGRVVDQYRSSLSSETMQALICTQDWLQAESESRVHDTMSLKESIPSSSYSPVPLCIEAN from the exons ATGATGGAAACAACGTCAAATGAGATAGTCCTTAAGACCCATTTGATGGAAACAACGACGTCAAATGAGATAGTCCTTAAGAAACCGAAAAGGTTAACGTCCGTTGTCTGGAATCACTTCGAGAGAATTAAAAAGGCTGATATTTGCTATGCCGTTTGCATTCATTGTAATAAGAGATTAAGTGGATCAAGTAACAGTGGAACAACACATTTGAGGAATCATCTGATGCGATGTCTGAAAAGGTCTAACTTTGATGTCTCTCAGTTGCTTGCTAAGAGAAGAAAGAAGGATAACACTGTTACAGTTACTAGCTATTTTGATGGTTCACAGCAAAAAGATGAACATATTCCACTTGCTACAATAAAGTATGATCCAGGGCCTAAAAGAGTCGAGCCTATCTCTGTTGGGAACACAAAGTTTGACCAAGAGCGAGCTAGAATGGATCTAGCTAGAATGATAATATTACATGGTTATCCATTAGCCATGGTCGATGACCTTGGCTTTAAGAGGTTTGTGAAGAATCTGCAACCAATGTTTGACATTCCAACAAACAGTGTCCTTGAGCTAGATTGTATTGCAATTTATGCATCCGAAAAACACAAAGTTTATGGTGTGCTAAACAGATTACATGGCAGGATTTGTATATCTGTTGACTTGTGGAATTCACCTGAAAATGCTAGATACCTGTGTTTGACTGCACAGTATATCGACGAAAAATGGAAATTACAAAAGAAAATACTAAATTTCCTCATGATTGATGCTGCTCATAGTGAAGACATACAATCTGAGGTGATTATCAAGTGCCTAATGGATTGGGACATAGAAAGGCGAATTTTCTCCATTACATTTGGTGACCTTTTTACCAATGATTACATTGTTTCGCGAGTCAAAGATCATCTATCTCAGAATAAGCCCCTTTTGTGTAATGGTAGACTGTTTGATGTGCGTTGTGCCGCACATGCACTTCGGTTGATGGTTGGAGATGCCATGGATGCCCTGCATGAGGTGATacacaaaataagagaaagtattCGATATGTTAGAAGCACACAAACTATGCAAGGAAAGTTCAATGAAATAGCCCAACAAGTTGGAATCGATAACGGGAAGAGCTTATTTGGGGATTGTCATATGAGATGGGACTCAACTAGTGTGATGCTTGAAACAGCTATGGCTTATAGAACGGCATTCTCTCTGTTGCAGGAAAGTGATACTGCCTATACGTCAGTTCTATCTGAAGAGGAGTGGGAATGGGCAAATTGTGTGACTGGCTACATAAAGCTTTTTGTCGAGATAACCAATGTAATGACAAGCAACAAATCATCCACTTCAAATATATACTTCCCTGAGATATGTGATGTTCATGTGCAGTTGATTGATTGGTGTAATAGCTCTGATGAATTTATCAGATCCATGGCTTTGAATATGAAACACAAGTTTGACATCTATTGGAGTAAATGCAGTTTATCATTGGCGATAGCAGTAATCGTCGACCCCAGATTTAAGATGAAGCTGGTTGAGTATTATTACCCCAAGATTTATGGCAGTGATGCTCAAGAATATATCAGGGAAGTGTCAGATGGAATTAAAGAGCTTTTCAATGAATACTTGATTGGTTCAACATCGATTTCTGTTGATCACGGTGTTGGAAGTAGTGCCAATGGGGTTAGCAGTGAATCTCGGGATCATTTGAAAGACTTTGATATGTTTCTCAAGGACACTTCACATGGCCAAAATGCAGTCTCGGACTTGGAGAAATACTTGGAGGAACCTGTTTTCCCTCGTAGTCACGATTTCAAGATCTTTGATTGGTGGAAAGTTCATACCCCAAGGTATCCAATCTTGTCTATGATGGCACAAGATGTGCTTGGAATTCCTATGTCAACGGTCACATCCGAGTTGGCTTTCAGGACCGGAGGCAGAGTTGTAGATCAGTATCGCAGCTCTCTAAGTTCAGAAACCATGCAGGCTTTGATTTGCACTCAAGATTGGTTGCAGGCAGAAAGTGAAAGTAGAGTACATGATACCATGTCTCTGAAAG AATCTATCCCCTCATCGAGTTATTCTCCTGTGCCATTGTGTATTGAAGCTAACTAG
- the LOC141620285 gene encoding uncharacterized protein LOC141620285, producing the protein MKLDKVPFKYLGINVSPKRLSVLDCHCLVEKVVERIRGLGARKLAYSGRLILVQSVLSSLHSYWARIFIIPKTVIAKIEGGLGIKKLSDWNIAALGKYVWWIEQKAYHLWVKWVHSVYIKRCTWEEYEPSINSSWAWRKICQVKAIFHQLFYGNMGNLTRQYTIKQGYQFLRPDKEKVRWAPLVTVRWMLPRHRFCVWLIAQERLLTQDRLQKMQITHDNICFLCGLVEEDHEHLFFRCEYSRKCRDLVHNWCPVQLPTNHCCEWWVKWRSRSQVIPS; encoded by the exons ATGAAGCTTGACAAGGTTCCTTTTAAATACTTGGGGATAAATGTCTCTCCCAAAAGATTATCAGTTTTGGATTGTCATTGTTTGGTGGAGAAAGTTGTTGAGAGAATTAGGGGTTTAGGGGCTAGGAAACTGGCTTACTCTGGAAGATTGATTCTTGTGCAGTCTGTTCTCAGCTCCCTGCATTCATATTGGGCAAGGATTTTTATAATTCCTAAAACTGTCATTGCTAAGATTGAA GGAGGGCTTGGGATTAAGAAGCTGTCTGACTGGAACATTGCAGCTCTAGGGAAGTACGTTTGGTGGATTGAACAGAAAGCATACCACCTGTGGGTAAAATGGGTGCATTCTGTTTATATAAAAAGGTGTACATGGGAGGAGTATGAACCATCTATCAATAGTAGCTGGGCTTGGCGTAAAATTTGCCAAGTGAAGGCTATATTTCATCAACTCTTCTATGGTAATATGGGGAACCTGACTAGGCAGTATACCATTAAGCAAGGCTACCAGTTTCTTAGGCCTGATAAAGAGAAAGTCAGGTGGGCACCTCTGGTGACAGTTCGATGGATGTTACCAAGACATAGATTTTGTGTGTGGCTAATAGCTCAGGAGAGGCTTTTAACACAAGATAGACTCCAGAAGATGCAGATCACTCATGATAATATTTGCTTCTTGTGTGGACTGGTTGAGGAGGATCATGAGCATCTTTTTTTCAGGTGTGAGTACAGTAGGAAATGCAGGGATCTGGTTCACAATTGGTGCCCTGTTCAGTTGCCTACAAATCACTGCTGTGAATGGTGGGTTAAATGGAGATCAAGGAGTCaggtgataccgtcgtag
- the LOC141616866 gene encoding putative alpha,alpha-trehalose-phosphate synthase [UDP-forming] 7 has protein sequence MMSRSYTNLLDLASGNFPVMGREKKRLPRVMTVAGVISELDDDQANSVSSDVPSSIIQDRIIMVSNQLPVRAKRRPDNRGWSFSWDEDSLLLHVKHGLPEDMEVIYVGSLNVEVDLDEQDDVSQILLEKFKCVPAFLPNDIHTKFYHGFCKHHLWPLFHYMLPYSASHGTRFDRSLWEAYVAANKIFSQRVIEVINPEDDYVWIHDYHLMVLPTFLRRRFIKLRMGFFLHSPFPSSEIYRTLPVREEILKALLNADLIGFHTFDYARHFLSCCSRMLGLEYKSKRGYIGLEYYGRTVGIKIMPVGIHMGQIESVLRLADKEWRVQELKQQFEGKTVLLGVDDMDIFKGVNLKLLAMEQMLKLHPKWQGKAVLIQIANPARGKGKDLEEIQAEIQDSCKRINETFGRPGYEPIVFIDRPLSLSERVAYYTAAECVVVTAVRDGMNLTPYEYIVCRQGVSESDYGSSSSKPKKSMLVVSEFIGCSPSLSGAIRINPWNVEATAEAMNEAISMNDAEKQLRHDKHYKYVSSHDVAFWARSFFQDLERTCRDHFRRRCWGIGLGFGFRVVALDPNFRKLTIDAIVSAFSRSKSRAILLDYDGTMMPQTSINKTPSREVMRIIHLLSEDPKNTVFIVSGRGRDSLGKWFSPCSEVGIAAEHGYFMRWSAESEWEICGQNCDFGWVQIAEPVMKLYTEATDGSYIETKESALVWHHRDADPGFGSCQAKEMLDHLESVLANEPVSVKSGQYIVEVKPQGVSKGLVAEKIFNRMEEIGKQADFVLCVGDDRSDEDMFEFIGGAINNGILSSNTSVFACTVGQKPSKAKYYLDDTLEVMNMLDALAEVSDPSPSIDIGSIDIGSGTPSPA, from the exons ATGATGTCCAGATCTTATACCAATCTATTAGATTTAGCATCGGGTAACTTCCCAGTGATGGGGCGGGAGAAAAAACGGCTCCCAAGAGTGATGACTGTTGCAGGAGTGATATCTGAGCTTGATGATGATCAAGCTAATAGTGTTTCATCAGATGTGCCATCATCAATTATACAGGATCGTATAATCATGGTATCTAATCAACTCCCAGTAAGAGCAAAGAGAAGGCCAGATAATAGGGGTTGGAGTTTTAGTTGGGATGAGGACTCGTTGCTTTTGCATGTGAAGCATGGGTTGCCTGAGGACATGGAGGTTATCTATGTTGGATCTTTGAATGTGGAAGTAGATTTGGATGAACAAGATGATGTATCACAGATCTTGCTGGAGAAGTTTAAATGTGTCCCTGCTTTCCTGCCTAATGATATTCATACGAAATTCTATCATGGCTTCTGCAAGCATCATCTATGGCCTCTTTTTCATTATATGTTACCCTATTCAGCTAGCCATGGTACTCGATTTGACCGCTCTTTATGGGAAGCTTATGTGGCTGCCAATAAGATATTCTCCCAGAGGGTGATTGAAGTGATAAATCCTGAGGATGATTATGTCTGGATTCATGATTACCATTTGATGGTGCTACCAACTTTCTTGAGGAGGCGATTCATCAAATTAAGGATGGGATTTTTCCTTCATAGCCCATTTCCTTCTTCAGAGATATACAGGACTTTGCCTGTGAGGGAGGAGATACTCAAGGCGTTGTTGAATGCGGATCTTATTGGATTTCATACCTTTGATTATGCTCGTCATTTCCTTTCTTGTTGTAGTCGAATGTTGGGTCTGGAGTATAAATCGAAGAGGGGATATATTGGTTTAGAATACTATGGAAGGACTGTCGGAATAAAGATAATGCCAGTGGGAATTCATATGGGGCAGATTGAGTCTGTTCTGAGGCTTGCTGATAAAGAATGGAGGGTGCAGGAGCTTAAACAACAATTCGAAGGGAAGACTGTTTTGCTTGGGGTGGATGATATGGATATTTTTAAGGGTGTGAATCTGAAACTTTTGGCTATGGAACAAATGCTCAAGCTTCATCCCAAATGGCAGGGAAAAGCAGTTTTGATTCAAATTGCAAATCCTGCCAGAGGAAAAGGCAAGGATCTTGAGGAGATTCAAGCTGAAATCCAGGATAGCTGTAAGAGAATTAATGAAACATTTGGGCGCCCTGGTTATGAACCGATAGTTTTCATTGACAGGCCTCTGTCTTTGAGTGAAAGGGTTGCGTATTACACTGCTGCCGAGTGTGTAGTTGTCACTGCTGTCAGAGATGGAATGAATCTCACTCCATACGAGTATATAGTATGCAGGCAAGGAGTCTCTGAATCCGACTATGGCTCATCATCTAGTAAGCCCAAGAAGAGCATGTTGGTTGTATCAGAATTTATAGGGTGTTCTCCTTCTCTTAGTGGTGCTATTCGGATAAACCCATGGAACGTTGAGGCAACAGCGGAGGCAATGAATGAGGCTATATCCATGAATGATGCTGAGAAGCAGTTGCGGCATGACAAACATTATAAATACGTTAGCTCACATGATGTTGCTTTTTGGGCAAGAAGCTTTTTCCAAGATTTGGAGAGGACCTGTAGAGACCACTTCAGACGGCGTTGCTGGGGAATTGGTTTGGGATTTGGTTTTAGGGTAGTAGCACTGGATCCTAATTTCAGAAAGTTGACCATCGATGCCATTGTCTCTGCATTCTCCAGGTCCAAAAGTAGAGCCATACTACTCGATTATGACGGAACCATGATGCCTCAGACATCCATAAATAAGACACCTAGTCGAGAGGTGATGAGAATTATCCACTTACTTTCTGAGGACCCCAAAAACACTGTTTTTATTGTCAGTGGAAGAGGAAGGGATAGCTTAGGTAAATGGTTTTCACCTTGCTCGGAGGTCGGCATTGCAGCTGAACATGGATACTTCATGAG ATGGTCTGCTGAGAGCGAGTGGGAAATTTGTGGTCAAAATTGCGATTTTGGATGGGTACAGATAGCTGAACCTGTGATGAAACTATATACAGAAGCAACAGATGGTTCTTACATCGAAACAAAAGAGAGTGCTTTGGTTTGGCATCATAGAGATGCAGACCCAGGTTTTGGTTCGTGCCAAGCAAAGGAGATGTTAGATCATTTAGAAAGTGTGTTAGCCAATGAGCCTGTTTCAGTGAAAAGTGGCCAGTACATCGTTGAAGTGAAGCCTCAG GGAGTGAGTAAAGGTCTAGTAGCAGAGAAGATATTCAACCGAATGGAGGAGATTGGAAAGCAGGCTGACTTTGTACTATGTGTCGGTGATGACAGATCCGATGAAGACATGTTTGAGTTCATTGGGGGCGCTATTAACAATGGTATCCTATCCTCAAATACTTCAGTTTTTGCCTGTACTGTTGGACAAAAGCCGAGCAAAGCAAAATACTACTTGGATGACACTCTTGAAGTCATGAATATGCTCGATGCCCTTGCCGAAGTTTCAGACCCTTCTCCGTCCATCGATATTGGGTCTATCGACATTGGGTCAGGAACCCCAAGCCCAGCTTGA